AATTGCATTTCGTCGCAAAAGATGAAGGATTATCCTTGTTTACAGCTTCCTATTATATCAAACTATATAATGTATGATGTGGATATGTTTGTATGTTTCATTTCTATAACAAGATATCAAATAatgctttaataaaaaaaaacagtctctttttatgaacaaaaaaactaaGTCGGGGTAGGAAGAAAAATGTACTGGGTTACAGTTACAATTCCAAATAGGGTGTGGACAAACTTCAAGCACTATGGTGGTTTCATGGGATGGGGATGGGAATGTAACTATGGACCACCACTTGGTCACTTAActcacaaaaaaagcaaaaatgacATTCTTGAAattgtacaaaataaaataaagtaaaaaaaaaataaaaacgattgcAGAGAAACTACATCCATAAAGTGAAAAGCGGAAACCCCAAAGCGATAAATCCTGGGAGTAGCAAGAGAACAGTTCTATTTCAGCGGTTTGCAGTTTTGCACTTGAATAGATTACACTTTTGTGTGTGGAGTGGTCAACTGATAAGTTTTGCTTGCCCACTTCATGCACACATGTGtgcaaaattgtattttatgaaGGATTAGCATTTGGGATACAGCAACATGGGAAAGCTTTTGTTGTGGTCGAATCGGTCTCACTTTTTGTCCTTGACATAAAAGGGGTAGTTAACTTTTAATTTCGCCTATCGGTTGAAGTAAAAACTCCTCGAATAGCTATTACTGgtgtacctttttttttttctttctctctttgAGTATGGGAGTCCTTGAATGTTGTATAGGAATTTGATcggtttaattaaaatgtttttataaaaaaacttgatggtggaggaaaaaaaattttcttttgtttgaactGTTGTAGGTATGACTATTGAATTGGTTCAACAACAAATTGGATGTCGGTTGATGATGGACACGTTtcgagtgattttttttttattcgttgaTTTATCCAGTTTCATAGaacaggttaaaaaaaaaataaattgtaggtgctaaaaaaacttgttatgggggttttaattaaattggctagaaaataatttcaaaccctacaaaaaaaacttacatacaGCTTATAGCTACAAAAGCTTCCTTTTGAATGAAAAAGGAATCTGTTTATAAGAAAAAggacaaaatattcaaaaaaaaaaattcaaattctgtCAATAGTCGTCAATAGTAGTGCAATGTAGAGATAATGAAGATATTTtactaatattttttctataagaAATACACCCGGGCCCATAATCGTTACACCGTCCTAAATTATTAAAGATCAAATGACGAAATTATCCCTTTTGAGAACAAAACTTTTAAACGATGAAAACTATATAGAAAAGATCACATGCAAACTTTGTAgatcatacaaaataaaatacttttacaGCCGTATTATATTGGTAGCTCAGTAAAATTCTCCACGAAAACAGCAACAAACGATTGCTAAGGATACACAAAAGTATTTGTTTGTCTTGGTTTTtagagaaaattttttctaaactaaaatacctacatatagtAAAAATGGTTAAGaatgttaaatgttaaattgttttaatctTTAAACTAAGAAGGTACCCAtaccatttattttcttttacaactaagaatttttagaaaaaaatattgttggagccattttttaaataaataaattttgtatacatatgtatatacgcCACACAGTTGTGGCGACATTCGCTTAAGGTGTCAAATGATTGTGGGGTTTACCctacataaaaacaaacatttggCATGCcatccttaaaaaatcattattcgACACACAAagtccaaatttcaaaaaattacttgaaacattttcgataaaaaaaaagtgaaaaactaaatttaaaaaaaatccaacagtGGCTACTCAAACGCttctgtagaaaaaaaatcatttaaattggTTAAGTCACTTGGGAGAAAATAAGAAGTCAAGAAAATGCTCTTACACGCATGTTCTGCATTTCGgtcgaaagtgaattgaaaccACTATTTTTATTCGATCGTAATAAAACGCCCTGTTCCACATTTCCTAAAGTTTTGAAGAATGTgaaattttttcgaaatgtCGTTACTATAGGTAAATCTTTTTGTAATAACTACACTGACACACAAATGGCATGTACTTTGGACCAGACCACCTACCGATGTGTAtctggacccgctgaatccgaatttcaagtccgtttggcgaGGTCACCCTCcagcaaaatgcaaaaaaaagcaaaaatgcgATAACGTTTCGTGAAATTttggcgaaccccacatgcggagccgtagtgtgaagcagtaaagtGGGAGAGCTGCGATCTCATTCGAGATCATGACTGTCGTCGACAATGGAGAAGAagattaagaaataaaaaaaaaaaaaatgagcatCGGTAGGGATCGAATCTCGGTCTCCAGTGAGTGAGTCGAATACTCATCAAAATGTTTGCACCTGTAGGGTTTTGGTGATCACTTTACGCAGAGCAAAGAATAGGTGATGGTCGGCCTACTGCTTTTGAAAAAGTCACCAATTTCACGAACACAAACaaagaaaatctgaaaaatccgaaaaattcgatcagaaaatgtAAATTAGTGAAATGCGAACATGTAATTTCATTTCGAGTAAATGAATTAATGTAATGCAGAATAATTAAAGTTATcgttattactttttttttatttagtcacATTTTATCTGCcgaattccataaaaaataattcaatcaaaggcgtttttgagaaaattatccTTTTCTACAATGTTCATATGACAAGTACCTACTGTTAATTTAGGTCCAATTTTCCTTCTAGGAAAACTCCCAAAACTCAACTCTCTCGAGGCAGAATAGGTACATGGATCCACTTTTTCCGAATTCTAGTTTTCTTcccatttattttgaattattttttgtcagATGTGAAGTCTTGCATTctgaaaatcttttaaaaaatctattccttaaaataaaatacaagaatcggagaccactgaaaatagtttcttcataaatgaattttttagcaaagaaaaaaataaaatccagaGGTATTTCCCAccttaaaagaaatttaaataattaataaaaaaccttGTGCTACAATTAGTTCACTttccatttatatttttttccatatatgtatttttaaatagatatacattaatattttttaattttttttttcttttgttaaatctagttttcaataaatcatcttaaattattaaataaagaacttaaactaaagtttttaaaaaatatatgaattgaaaataataataaaaaaattaaatattaaaaaatataactaaCAACTATATTGTATTGTAATTAATTATTgtaagttttttgtttcaatcagTGCGGTTCATAtaacactctttttttttctgttgttgttttttttttttactaaaagtaGGCTTACATTTAGATCGAAGTTCAATATAAAACCTttgaattgttttgttattaattttaaagttaaaaacattttttctttttcgttaATACAATAACTACTTTTATactttgattttctttttcaaaattatgtggTTTGTGATAAGGAGATGGGTGGGTGGGGAAAAAGTGTAGGtagttaaaaagttaataacagAGATTCTGAGGAACATGGCGCAAAGAACTTGATCATTTTGATGGGTGGGAATTGCTTGCGTTGCTTGTGCTACAGgaagtttttgtgttttaaaacagtttacattacattttattattttgtaggaaggattttgttatttctttttgttttttgtataattttgaaACATGAAACttatacaattaataaaaatttaatcagGTAAATCAATACTTATAATGGGAACAACAGGTTTCATGCTGTCATTCTTGAGACCTTTTTTACTCTTTTTATCGTGTTTTTCGTACTCGCTGAGGTGCACATTGGTCGAGTCGAGAGGAATCGATTGTCCACCGTTGTCGGTGTGATAAGATATGTTACCGTATTCTTGAAGGAAAGGCATGGTTGAGAGTAGGAATTGGCTGAAACTCTTACGAATTCCAAACCACCATTTGTTGCCTCCTTTGGCGCTAAAACTTAGAATGATAAGCGTAAAGATGGCCACTAGCAACGGACTAAAGATGACAATGTAGGGAAATTTCAATTCACCTTCGAGTTTATCAGCAATTATAACCTATAATAACAAAAATGGTTAAGATTAATATTTGACAAAAATCAAGTACAAAGAGCTTCATTAAGGGTAACTTAttcctcgtttttttttttttattaatttaagatcCCATCCCAAGTCACATATTAATTAAAAGCGTTTAAATGGCagcaaaaactaaattttaagaaatcagTCGACTACCTCTAAGTTTAATATTTACGGGATACGAAAATTGGTTCCAGTTAAAGGGGAAATTCGACTAAGAggaagttcgacttagagggaagTGACCTGTgtagtttttcttgaaaatttcaaaaacaaaaggatagaagtttttcaaaaccaatttgatgtttttaatcAAGTGAATCATTCGATTAACGGGAATCGAATTAGCAGAATAGGTGCATTTGGTGCTTTATGCATCAAAAATCGTTTGTCATGAAATTTAGGACACTGATAAATACGAAAAAtcttccaacttttatttttttcaaaatggtggttccAAAAAGGCGGACAGAATAAACGTTAATAgaattaactttttcaaaactAGAAATCTAACTAAATGAATGTCAAAAAGACGTTCGCTCTTGCATTTATGTagaactgttcatattcaatgaaaaattaaaaaaaaacaccaaaaagtagtaaaatacaattttagacCTTTATTTatgctatttcttggatttttgcTTAAGTTTGcacttttgtttatttctcCTCACTTTTTCCCAAAGGTTTTACTACTAATTACTACGTTGGGCAAGTTTAGCTTCCAGCATATTTAATAGTGGAGAATGCTAGCTAAATACTTTGTGCTAGAGAACAGCGGCTTTGACGATGCATACCACAGTTGCTTACTTATCTATAGAATTCGCTCTAAGGTTTTAAGTACGAAAAGTTCATCGTTGGAAAATCCTTTACGGATTCGTGCCATCTTCTACATACTTAAGGAATGAAAATCCTTTTTACCTTTCTCCACGACTTGAGTTTATGATGGGAAAAAAGTTCcttcaaaataatttgaattaaagGTACTCTGCTGTCTTTTGTTGATTTTGAAACATGATAGGAGTTTACCATCAGAGAATGAAGACTTACATATACGAAGAGAAAGTGCTTATAGGGGAGCTTGGCTTGGTCTGTAGTAACTCACAGCATGATGAGATTTATATTCGGCTGGGGAGAGCTTTCTTTGCACCCTGGAAAGTGAGTTTAACACCAATAATTCCATGGATTCATCTGGAAATAATATACATGGTCCATCAGGCTATTTAAGAAAAGCAGAATTAGAATGTTTTCTCGATATAAATTTACTGAACCCAGCGGATTAATAcctatcagttttttttttctttttggatgATACTATGGACGCTAAACTCGTTCGGTTGTGGAGAATAAGACGATGTGACATCGTATTTGAATCAAATGTGTGCAACTCAGAAACCAACACCAGTtgcacaatttttaaaaagtccgTTCATTTCCTGGGTTATATGTTATTTTCGGAAGAACGAAACAATGTGTTAGTGGTGCATTTGCTGGTATCCAGTATCCAGAGAAGACAGCTCAAAAGggttttgaatgaataaaacaaaaacgaagtgcagatataattttaaagaagtCCGCGTATATCGACATCGACCATGAGTTGGTGAAAACCTTTTGAGTTGCTTTGGGAAAATTATTCTTCTAGTAATGTTTAATCTAGTGTCTATCAGGGTAAAATATAGGAGAAGATTCAACCAGGAGCTATACGCAATTTACAGCGACAACGGTGTGGTCAGAAACCTGAAAATACCTGGGTTAAGATGGCTAGAGCGCCATGGAAAACGGCATTGGAAAACCTCATCTTAGGTGGCAAGCCAAACTAGGTACAGAGACTGTGACCGCCACTTTAAATGGTGAAGAGGAAGAGGGAGAatacttcttttcttttttgagagaaaaaTACTTCGTGTAGTTTTTGTTTCCGTCTGTATAAATGGAGAAGGTCGTCCCAAGAGTCATAAGTTGCTGATCACGCAACAGTTTCCAGCCTTTATATTAGAGAATCATAGAGTATGGAACTCAAACTGTAAACAAAAAGTTCTTGCAAGCATGCAAACATTTCGACACAACTTAAGGACTACAAAAACGTAAATACGTGGTTTGAATCTTCCCGAATATTTTCCCGGATAAGTCAAACatagaaaattaagtttttttttttaatacatttttgaacttcgaaattgatgaacaaaaaaaaactaacttaccTGAAAGCATAACAATGGCAGTACAGTGCATGCATTGCCAATGGCAGAGTTAAGAGCCGCTTTCTTCTGTTGCAATGATATTTCTGGAGTTCTCATCATGATTCCACAGAAAATAATGTTGTAAAGGACaccttaaataaaattattattaaaaatcaaacacacaTCCAAGTCTTATCTGTCTTTAACTTACTAACTAAACTCAAACAAACAACAATCCACATTGGAACAATGACAACTTCCCAACTCCAATAAACAAAACCATCCAACTTCAAGGGCAATGAAACAAACAGCAAAGCATTTACTGCAAGGAATAATTCCAGCTCAAATGATCGATCGTGTTTAACAGCCCAAACACAAGCCCCAACACTGGCCACACTGCCAAAGATTAGCGGTATAAAGACCAGAACCCAAATATGACGACCCGAGGTGAGTTTGTCACATGCCAATAGTTCGAACATCAAAAGTATCAAATGAAGGGAAAGAGAGATCAACATTGCCTTGAATTGTGTGTAGGAATCACCTTCTAATCTGTGGAATATAATTAATAGTGATTACGTGTTCCAAGTTGTTAATGGAGAGCCGTAAGATTAATATCTCGGAGTCAAGGGAAAGTCAATGAAACTTTATATAACGCAGGCCTAAAGGCAGATTTATAACactagttttcaaaattatacttttttttgcccAGACTAAACTATACCTACTTTTTAAAAGTATAGTTAAATCGTTTTTGGTGTATTGAATCAGAAAAGTCCAATCAGCTCCCGGTTTTGAATTATTACCGttagaatgttaaaaaattttttttactatttttcagGTTATGCTTTGTgaagaaatttgtttaaacactAATCGTTCTAAATCGTTCTTTGAAACAGATTATCAattaaattggtatgccatttgtataaatcactaatcaacacctataaccaaaatttcaaaaaaattcaacgtccggttttcgaaaaaatgatttttcaaaaaaaaaaaaaaattttttttttttaatccaaaaattatttttttcaaaatttttttttttgatttatattaaaattatttaaatgctttttaacaaacatttcgttgaaatcgaaaaagtaGTTCCGAACAAAATCGGGTTTGAGAAagacggttctatggcaggtaccgttattaatgattttcaaaaaataattttttcattagaaaaaaaaactttgccttaaaacttacatttgaatttttttttaacaaaatcgttggagccgtttttggtaaattttaacttaactaaaatcggtatatgacaagtaccgttatttttggcccaaaaagaTAGTTACGGATAGTAGAGTTTATTACGGATAACAGAATTTCAATAAATACATTGTCTTTATTGTCGAGATGAATGTCAAATATTTTCATCACGGATAAAATAGGGCGTTTCGGTTAATCGAACCCCGGGtaatcgagtttcaactgtaatatgtacatatgtaaatttaatatttgataaGTATCAGTCAAGTACACATAATATCCGAAGTTTTGGAGTAAGTCAAAACCCACAAAAATACAGTAAAATTAccagattttaaaatttgttttaaattcaaggataaatgatacatgattttttaatatatattgtATATACTCAAAACTATTATTTAGAAGCAGAGATCGGATTTCCAtgcaaatacatatttttttagaaacacaTTCAAAGCATTGTAACGAATTATGTATACGAATCAGgagttttcctttaaaatggaattcaatcgttagtgcatatttttgcatattttactataaatgcatattattttgcatttatttgcatattttaaaaataaacgcaTGCTTTTCGTGCATATTGGCAACAAAAACGAAATTCAGACTTGAATTTGTTGATAAAAGTGACTGAATGCCAATCGTACAAAGGATCAAAAACTTAAGCAAAtactaatacaaaaattaatttttttttaaaagcaaaccttaataattataaaaagttacatctttcaactcggaaatggtttcgtatgtaaattttcataaaagaaacataaaatgattttaaaatcttacagaaaaaaaggagaatgggcaaatttgtatggtacgtggacgttacgcggccaggaatgaatttgttattttttgatgtaattgaGTCCTACATACATTTTACATAAGTTGTATCCTTGTGACGCACTTCAAGAatggataaaatgcattttgcatttaacactttatgtAGATTGTCTCAATGTTGTAAATTATATATATGTTTTAAGTGCGAAATATGATGCTCTATCATTTTCCCCGAGCCTGAAGACATTTATCTTGaatattcaacaaataaaaCCCAAACTATAAGAACAGATAATAAATTATACGGATGTCTTAATCATACGGAGAGAAATGATATATGAAACTGAAATTGACCAAAAAAAGCTTTTCCAAAAGCTTTAACATATTCAGTAAATACACACAAAATCATCTCGCTCATCttctttcttgaaaaaaaccTCTTCTTTCCTATGAGAGTGAGtgagaaaaaaatgtccaattgaaaaagagctttttcagctttatttttgaaagctccTTGTCTGGTAAGGCTTGTCTGGTAAGGaaaaaaatgattcatatttttttgagcAGACAAgattgattacactggtcaacaaggtttttgaaacaagaaccaaaatatacttttctagtagtttttggggtgctaaattcgaatctgaagtcagaaaaatttgattggccttcgtttttgaaatattaccgttaggaaatgtcaaaaaacgtaattttggctgttttcgaggttatgtttttatgtggtgtaattcattatgaataaatttgtaacggtgcctatgagagctatttttattctttcaaaaaatgtttaaatctttccgatatcgtttttattgcccgagatatttaaaatttaagttgcggtctttgaatcagaaacaacactggccaacaaaatttaactttttttgccacaagaatcaaaatatacttttctgaaggtttttgggttgctgacctcgaatccgcaatcagaaaaattctattagccttcgttcttgaaatattaccgttataaaatggaaaaaaaggttttttttttataacggttatatttcaagaacggaggctaatagaatttttccgattgcggatttgagttcagcaaccctaaaaccttcagaaaaactactagaaaagtatattttggttcttgtggcaaaaaaaaagttaaattttgttgaccagtgttatctgtGCTATAAGCCTTTTAAAACAACGATTTCGAGTCCATTTTGAGAGatttgttattcaattttttgttaatttgaatCATTTGAAAACTCTCGAGCTAAATCTCGAAGTTGTTGTacttatattatgagttctttGTGTCTGATATTAAAGACTTATGTCTTCAGGCTAAATGAAAATGAttgagcatcatattttatatttcaaataaaaatgtaattcaaTTTCCTGGAGACTACATGagttctttaaaaataatagataaagaatattttcttatactcataTAAATGTTGTATACagttctttttgataaaaaaaaataagtggtgaagaaaaaaatgtttttcttgaaaaaaaaaaaaaaatatctatcgtAAACAGATGaggctccgcgaaattaggccccaggaaatagggccccaaaagaaaagatgaaataaggccccaaattggggtattttttcataatgaaaatatgccccagtgaaacaaggccccatcgaaatgaaaaaatgccccaaaaataaatgaaataaggccccaacttgttttgaacttttgtagaaaaatgaaataagaccccaatttttctttttcataattaatttatttttggtaatgaaatatcaccccaaaccaacagaaccatctttatggacggaacttttaaaattgctcctcaaggatgtttcaaactgttgttgtgttttttttttggttattctgtTACTTATTAATGCTGTCCAATGTAAACATCGTACTGCAAATCATCagggagtaacagaatagctgcaagaaatcgcgcgatttcttgtagctattctgttactccctGATGGTTTACTACACGGTCTTAACATGAAAAGGCATTAGTTTGCAGCACGATcttaacattgaaaagcattattaaataacagaatagctgaaaaaattcagctattctgttatttaataatgcttttcaatgtaaagatcGTGCTGCAAACGAATGCCTTTCAATTTCTTGCAGCTTTTCTGTTACTCGCTGTTGGTTTGCAGCAATACTTTACATTGTAAAGCATTagtaagtaacagaatagcgcgattttttcagctattctgttacttactaatgcttttcaatgtaaagataTTGCTGCAAACCAACAGGGAGTCCACAATATGCGGTACTTTGCCAATTCTGGGTCCTTGATAAGCGAaattttacaacagtttttttgaaagataatttagtatagcatttttatgtaaattatgaaatatgaaataaagctccaaattgtttttaaaataaaatgaaagtaagccccaaaataagtgttggggtctaatttcatgggggccttatttcgtaatgaaattatgccccaaaatcaaaatgaaaaaaggccccaaaaaatgaaataacaccccaaaatttgagaaatttcgttgttgttgttgtttagtgtgtatttttttggggccttatttcatttttttattggggccttatttcctggggcctaatttcgcggagccaACAGATGACAGTTGTAAGTTTGGGCTGCATATTGTtttgcgagaaaaaaaaatcgtagtgaatataatttttttttttaaattttggtttacttTACAGCTAtggtgagttaaaaaatattttttttcggaaaaaatctaaaaaaaaatccctcccATAGGAAAtacattggtttttttttttttgctagaagaACTGTTTACTTAGCTTAACAAAAGTTTTCGAGAATTCTTCTCTTTTAATTTAAACCTGAAGATGAGAAGAATTCTCGAAaacgtttgttaaataaaacaacatttatatgagtataagaaaatattcGTTATCTCTTATTTCTTgaagaaatattgatattttataaaattatgtggttttttatacatatcatgcatgcatattttaaaaacttattttctttttttaaccctctaccgcatatTAACCCATATACAGCCATGGACAGAGAAATAGCACACTATTGAGAAAAATCATGCGAATCGAATTTTAGATATTAGGAatgctttttataaatttttttcttttggtatattatcgaaataaagtgatggagacaaaaatatcttaaaagtaccgttattttctatatttatttgcactAGCAATATAATGCCTTTTCTGTCTCTTTCGCTAGTGGACACAGAAATAGCACACATTTGTTTAACCGTTAAGTTTTTATTCCGCGTTCAAAAGTTGTAGACGAAAATGCATTCATTTTATTGCTACTATTTaattaacaagtatttttgaaaaaaataggcagAAAACATCATTAAACTGCGAAAAAAGGGAGAATTACTTTCGAGTTTCATAGTCAAGGGaaaaatccttcttaattagcttaaactctaaatttttctaataaatgatggataaagccatttatttggaaagagcaaatagaaatttaaactctGAAATAAAATTGCGTTAACTTCTTCCCCGCAAAACTTCCATACGAGTGGATAGAGCGATCACAAAGAAACGCAAATGTGGGCCTTTTATGTCATCTCGCACGATTTTGCCCGAAGTAAATATAGAATTCGGCGAAAAAAGTGTCAAGCAGACTTTTAAGAAGGATACTTAATGATGCTGAGTTGTACAGACAGGtaagcaaaaaaatccaatgatatAAAAAGACACATGAAAGATCACCTAACATTAGCTATAAAAAATCTGAATAAAAACATGCTGTTTTGAATGAGAGTCTTTTGGAGTGATGAAATAAAGGTTAACCGCATTGGAACCGATAACAAAACATTTGTCCATCGCCTAAAATGTTAAAAGGACAAGCCAAAGTATTATCTCAAGACGATGAAACTAAGAGGATAGGATTTGATGGTCTGGGGCGCATTTTCCTGGCATGGTAAGGACCCATTGGTTAGGTGGAtggaaaaattgataaattcttttgtcttaatattaCATTAGAATACCGAGGAACCATATTTCTCGCCAGTTAATTAGAGATTCATACATGACAATGACCCAAACATGCATCAGAAATAGTACAAGATAGGTTTTCGgacgaaaaaatcgatgtttgcaCCTAGCCATCTCAAATTCACAATCTTAACCCCATAGAAAACTTATAAATTGATGTCAAGGTTAAGCGTGGGAaaaggaaattcaaaaattcaaacgatctttgggccagaatcaaagaagcgtggtgccgtactccacaaagtggataccagacgttagttgaaagtttaccaaagaggtgcaaaagaactttgaaaaattgtggtctactaacaagttactaacttagtagtattgaatttattggaaattgtaagaatttttgcttagaaatgattatttttatgattttcggaatgtgggctatttctttgtccacaAGCAAAAAGGGTATTCTctagaaattatatttttaaaaattgaattgaaataaaataatttataattattaattttatgaattcccataagctaatgcatgccctgatgtaaaaattataatatataagttaaaaggtcccaaataaatcaaatttctgtaagaaaaatcaaaagtgtgctatttctttgtccatagctgtatggtttatcgatttcatatcgatttattcttgttatattgcaccaaatgtcaaaaagaaaaaactttaataaaactatgtctatttttttataactaaccggtttttattatcagtaagagagtcgtgattctaAAATAAAgtcattgtttcaagagcatgtcgaaagtgcaaatcagtgaataaaagtgtgaacttttcaagtgtttttttataagaaataagtaagttgcatccaattaaaaatgtcaaatattttcaTCACGG
This DNA window, taken from Episyrphus balteatus chromosome 2, idEpiBalt1.1, whole genome shotgun sequence, encodes the following:
- the LOC129908852 gene encoding transmembrane protein 185B, with protein sequence MNLQSLFRDFNPSKFIVHCSLFTFITLFCLRLDGYIDWPYWAIFTPLWIWKGIAALGASIGAIVWCRYPHYRLEGDSYTQFKAMLISLSLHLILLMFELLACDKLTSGRHIWVLVFIPLIFGSVASVGACVWAVKHDRSFELELFLAVNALLFVSLPLKLDGFVYWSWEVVIVPMWIVVCLSLVSVLYNIIFCGIMMRTPEISLQQKKAALNSAIGNACTVLPLLCFQVIIADKLEGELKFPYIVIFSPLLVAIFTLIILSFSAKGGNKWWFGIRKSFSQFLLSTMPFLQEYGNISYHTDNGGQSIPLDSTNVHLSEYEKHDKKSKKGLKNDSMKPVVPIISIDLPD